In Psychrobacter sp. JCM 18902, a single window of DNA contains:
- a CDS encoding SDR family NAD(P)-dependent oxidoreductase: protein MKRFKEKTVIITGADSDIGRATALRFAQEGANCIIVGINNDILEYIYEDLPQDHTWINTGNHLTVTSDINDLNQTARLIEHVRDKYKHIDVMVNIDTAVGIHQSVIPELIKTQGNIVNVSTLTEISADWNIENYKARQRNLTDVTKKLALENIPNNVRINAVSAGLVATDISPNPFISHSPLGKTATPFDVTAAVMFLASDDAAIITGMNLPVDGGVSTFNS from the coding sequence GAAGCGCTTTAAAGAGAAAACTGTCATTATAACAGGTGCAGATTCTGATATTGGTCGTGCAACGGCGCTTAGATTTGCACAGGAAGGGGCGAATTGTATAATCGTTGGTATTAATAACGATATTTTAGAATACATCTACGAGGATCTGCCACAGGATCATACATGGATCAATACAGGTAACCACCTTACCGTAACCAGTGACATTAATGATCTGAACCAAACGGCAAGATTAATAGAGCATGTACGCGATAAATATAAACATATTGATGTGATGGTCAATATAGATACTGCGGTCGGCATTCATCAGTCAGTTATTCCAGAACTGATAAAAACCCAAGGCAATATCGTTAATGTATCAACGCTAACGGAGATATCAGCAGACTGGAATATAGAGAACTATAAAGCTAGGCAAAGGAATTTGACTGATGTTACAAAGAAGCTGGCATTAGAGAATATACCAAATAATGTACGTATTAATGCCGTATCTGCTGGATTGGTGGCAACAGACATCAGTCCAAATCCATTTATTAGCCACTCTCCACTAGGGAAGACAGCGACACCGTTTGATGTAACCGCCGCTGTGATGTTTTTAGCCAGTGATGATGCTGCCATCATTACTGGTATGAATTTACCTGTCGATGGCGGGGTTAGTACGTTTAATAGCTAA
- a CDS encoding lysophospholipid acyltransferase family protein translates to MTSKLFNRSKAAASKSVNSKILPKLSRKQLGSLVPKRGNKIAPVIASAMLKAAGWRTVGEIPNISQAVVLALPHTSNIDGVYAIPSLFALDLKISIMGKHTLFKVPIFAQLLSWIGVIPIDRSDKGSVLQASIDKFKTGKPLFLGLAPEGTRQYTETWKSGFYYLAVGAGVPILPVAMDYKTKEIRFMSLVYPSGDIEADLPKIYAQYKGVIPRHPERLSQPLQDINHSAE, encoded by the coding sequence ATGACATCAAAGTTGTTTAATCGCTCAAAAGCTGCTGCTTCTAAGTCTGTAAACTCTAAAATATTGCCTAAGCTTAGTAGAAAGCAGCTGGGTAGTTTAGTCCCGAAACGCGGTAATAAAATTGCGCCAGTGATTGCCTCAGCTATGCTAAAAGCTGCGGGTTGGCGTACAGTTGGAGAGATTCCAAATATTTCACAAGCCGTGGTTTTAGCGCTGCCGCATACTTCGAATATCGACGGGGTTTATGCAATACCCAGTTTATTCGCCCTAGATTTAAAAATCAGTATTATGGGTAAGCATACGTTATTTAAAGTGCCAATATTTGCTCAGCTATTAAGCTGGATAGGGGTGATTCCCATTGATCGTAGTGACAAAGGCTCAGTGCTGCAAGCAAGTATTGATAAGTTCAAAACCGGTAAGCCACTATTTTTGGGTTTAGCACCAGAAGGCACGCGTCAATATACTGAAACTTGGAAATCTGGCTTTTATTATTTAGCAGTGGGCGCTGGTGTACCTATTTTGCCGGTAGCGATGGATTACAAAACTAAAGAGATACGCTTTATGTCGTTGGTTTATCCTAGTGGTGATATCGAAGCGGATTTACCAAAAATTTATGCTCAGTATAAAGGGGTGATACCAAGACATCCTGAGCGCTTATCTCAACCATTACAAGATATCAATCATTCAGCTGAATAA